The genomic interval TTTTGTGGCAACTCTCACATGCCTTTGGAACGGATGGCATGGAATTATTGTGGGCATTGTGACAGGTTACGCACGACGGCCCGCCCTTATTTTCAAGATACGCTTTGCCCATGATGCTGTTTTTATATCGCTTGACGGATTCACTATGGCATTGGGCGCACATATCAAACATATCCTGCCCTGTGGGAACACCGGAAAACCCATCGGCTGGTGACATCGCAAGAGCCTGAACAGCCGAACGCCGCTCATCCGTTAAATCTTTTATATTTCCAAGTTTCACGTCCGGATTCCCGCCATGGCAATCTTCACACATTATTCCATTCTGCTGATGGATTGAACCCTTCCATTCCAAAGCGGGTTTTGCAAGATCGCCGCCAAGAAACGTATGGCATGTAATACAGGCATTTTGTTCATTTGGATTGGCGTTTCCTTTTTGGATGGGAAAACTTAGCAGTAATACTGCAATGAATAAGAAACGATATCTGTGTCTGATCATTTTTCCGTTTTTCCCTTTGTCAAAATGATATGAAGATGAGTGGAATGTTGCTAATACAACAGGCTAATTTAGTAGCAGTATAACAATTTCTATAATAATAATCAATATTAATTTTGCATTTGAAATTTTTTTTGAAAGTTAGTTCGGAAATTTCAAATCCAACAAAAGGCCGTTCCCATCGGTTTCTTAATAAAGTCGTCCTGAGCAAAAATGATTTTAGTTAAAGAAAGCTTTGAAAAAATCAAAATTTCTGACACAGGCAATGGCCCGTAACAAAATAAGATCAACAATTTGTGATAAAAATTAATTTGCCATTAATACGGGATCGCTTTGCAATCAATTGAAAAATAGGCTTTTACACAATATTTCTCTGTAATTGACTCTCCCCGCCTTCTCTCTCCCTTAAAAAGGGAGGAGGAGCGAGGGGGTGGGTTGAAAAAAAAGTTAAATAATAAAATCCGATTTTTTCAAAGCTTTCTTAAAAAACTTGAAAAATTTCTTGACAACTTGAAAAATGTTTCGTATATTAACTTTGCAATACAAAGTACTTTGTAAAAAATAGAGGAGGTGTTATGAAATCTGAACAAGCTGTTGAGGACATTCAATTTATTAGAGAGATGATCGAAAAGACGAAAAAATCCACCGTGATTTACGGGGACTATTTTATTACGTGGGGGGTTCTTATTATTCTGGCTCTTCTGGGGAATTATGTCCTCGCTTACTTGAAAGAGTTTCAGCTAATCTGGGCAAACTGGGTGGTTTTTATGGGAGTCGGGATAGTCTATTCGATTATTTACCCGATAAAGAAAAAAAATAAAATGCACATTCGCACGTACGCCGGTAAAACATTAGCCAACCTCTGGACGGCTTGCGGGGTGGCGTTCATTTTAACGGGATTTGTTTTTCCCCTGAGTGGTCTCTACTCCTACAAACTCATTCCGGTACTTATTTCAACAATAGCCGGTGTGGGAACATTTGTTACCGGAAGTATCTACGATTGGTCGATTTTCAAATGGAGCGGTTCGTTTTGGTGGATAGGGGCTGTTGTTATGATTTTTCTGCCCAGTCAGTATTACGGATTGCTTTTAATCCTTTTGATTGGCGTCGGGTACCTTTTACCCGGCATTCAGCTGAACCGGCACTATGGTGAAAGTGGAGGTGCCCATGCCTCGACAAACAAATGAACCCCTGGATCCGATGATTCACTCTCCGGTGCGATTGGCCATTTTATCGATTTTAATTTCCGTTGAGAGCGCGGATTTTACATATTTGAAAGAAACAATCCATGTAACGGACGGCAATTTAAGCACGCATCTTTCCAAACTGGAGGGAGCCGGACTCATTTCTGTGGAGAAATCATTTCGGGGCAAAAAGCCGCACACCACATTTTCAATTACACCGGAGGGAAGAGCGCGTTTCGAAAAATATGTCAAAGCTCTTGAAAAAATGATTTATCCTGCGAACAAATAATGGTAAGAACAAAAATCGAATGACAAAAATTGGAGGATACACATCATGAAACGAAAGCACACTTTCTGGACTCTTCTAATCCTGTTTGTATTTTCAAGCCTGATCTTGTCAGCCGGTAGTGTGAAAGCAGAAAAACCGAAAAAAGCCGGGGGACTGGGCTATTTTATGGTGGGCGCGGCCACAATCGATTTGTCCGATTTAAACGCGGCTCTTCATGCGGCCGGATACCCAAAATTGTCCGACCGATTTCTTTCGATGGGCGGCGGCGGACTGGCCTTTATAAACCGGTTGATTATCGGGGGTGAGGGCAGCGGTTTGAGTGAGGCCAGTGTAACGGCCAACGGAAACAGAATTACCCTGACCGGCGGTTACGGGATGTTTGAAATGGGTTACCTGCTTTTTTCTGCGCAAAAGGGGGGCCTTTACCCCCTGTTGGGAATTGGGGGCGGCGGATTGAATCTGAATCTTGCAGAAGAAAATCAATCCGTAAAATTTAGTGAAATTCTGAACACACCGAAGGGAAGCGTACAGCTCAGTTCGGGAGCATTTCTGATCAATTTGGGGCTGGGCGGCCATTATTTTTTGAGGTCCGCAGATCGAAAGGGTGAAGCCAGTGGCTTTCTGGTGGGATTTCGGCTGGGTTATGTGCTGGCACTCACCAGCAAGAATTGGGAGCTGCA from Calditrichota bacterium carries:
- a CDS encoding transcriptional regulator, which translates into the protein MPRQTNEPLDPMIHSPVRLAILSILISVESADFTYLKETIHVTDGNLSTHLSKLEGAGLISVEKSFRGKKPHTTFSITPEGRARFEKYVKALEKMIYPANK